Proteins from a genomic interval of Phenylobacterium sp. LH3H17:
- a CDS encoding glutathione S-transferase family protein: MPTLYHCADARSFRVLWALEELGVPYELKLLPFPPRVRAPDYLAENPLGTIPLLVDGATRMTESSAIVQYLAVKHGGPLLVSPDDPAYGAWLNWLYLGEATLTFPQTLVLRYTRLEPRERRNPQVAEDYSRWFMARLRAVDTALQTAEHLCAGRFTAADISVGYALLLAQTLGLHERFSPAVAAYWARLQERDGFKGAKAAQASEAVPDWQA; this comes from the coding sequence ATGCCGACCCTCTACCACTGCGCCGACGCCCGCTCCTTCCGCGTCCTCTGGGCCCTGGAGGAGCTGGGCGTGCCCTATGAGCTGAAGCTGCTGCCCTTCCCGCCCAGGGTCCGCGCGCCGGACTATCTGGCCGAGAACCCGTTGGGCACCATCCCGCTGCTGGTCGACGGGGCCACGCGGATGACCGAGTCCTCCGCCATCGTCCAGTACCTGGCGGTCAAGCACGGCGGCCCGCTGCTGGTGAGCCCCGACGACCCAGCCTATGGCGCCTGGCTGAACTGGCTCTATCTGGGCGAGGCGACCCTGACCTTCCCGCAAACCCTCGTACTTCGCTACACGCGGCTGGAGCCCAGGGAGCGGCGCAATCCGCAGGTGGCCGAGGACTACAGCCGCTGGTTCATGGCCCGGCTGCGGGCGGTGGACACGGCCCTGCAAACCGCCGAGCACCTCTGCGCCGGCCGGTTCACGGCGGCGGACATCTCGGTGGGCTACGCCCTGCTCCTAGCGCAGACCCTGGGGCTGCACGAGCGGTTCAGCCCCGCGGTGGCCGCCTATTGGGCCCGGCTGCAGGAGCGCGACGGCTTCAAAGGCGCCAAGGCGGCGCAGGCGAGCGAGGCTGTCCCCGACTGGCAGGCCTAG
- the queG gene encoding tRNA epoxyqueuosine(34) reductase QueG, giving the protein MTISTSDPRKELIAAKAAELGFDACRFADVTQAWPAGERLMEFLAQGRHGEMGWLQETAERRGHPRAMWAGARTAIMLGTNYGPDADPLAALARRDRGTISVYAQGDDYHELIKGRLKQLAGWVVARFGGELKVFVDSAPLMEKPLAEQAGLGWQGKHTNLVSREFGSWLFLGSILTELQLAPDGPSGGSCGQCQACLDICPTKAFPAPYQLDARRCISYLTIELKGPIPREFREALGNRIYGCDDCLAVCPWNKFAAVAREQRLHARDALRAPTLEDLAALDDAVFRALFAKSPVKRIGRDRFVRNVLYAIGNSGEARLAAAAERLLGDPSPLVRGAAVWALSRLLDAGAFGALRDRSTELDLDVRAEWNANPLTPAV; this is encoded by the coding sequence ATGACGATCTCGACTTCTGATCCACGCAAAGAGCTGATCGCCGCCAAGGCCGCCGAGCTGGGTTTCGACGCCTGCCGGTTCGCCGACGTCACGCAGGCCTGGCCGGCCGGCGAGCGGCTGATGGAATTCCTGGCCCAGGGGCGCCACGGCGAGATGGGCTGGCTGCAGGAAACGGCCGAGCGCCGCGGCCATCCGCGCGCCATGTGGGCCGGCGCCCGCACCGCGATCATGCTGGGGACCAACTATGGCCCGGACGCCGACCCCCTGGCGGCGCTGGCGCGCAGGGACCGCGGGACGATCAGCGTCTATGCCCAGGGCGACGACTATCACGAGCTGATCAAGGGCCGGCTGAAACAGCTCGCCGGCTGGGTGGTCGCCAGGTTCGGCGGCGAGCTGAAGGTGTTCGTCGACAGCGCGCCGCTGATGGAGAAGCCCCTGGCGGAGCAGGCAGGCCTCGGCTGGCAGGGCAAGCACACCAACCTGGTCAGCCGCGAGTTCGGCTCCTGGCTGTTCCTGGGCTCGATCCTCACCGAACTGCAGTTGGCCCCCGACGGCCCGAGCGGCGGGTCCTGCGGCCAGTGCCAGGCCTGCCTGGACATCTGTCCGACCAAGGCCTTCCCCGCGCCCTACCAGCTCGATGCGCGGCGCTGCATCTCCTACCTGACCATCGAGCTGAAGGGACCGATCCCGCGCGAGTTCCGCGAGGCGCTCGGCAACCGGATCTATGGCTGCGACGACTGTCTGGCCGTCTGTCCCTGGAACAAGTTCGCCGCCGTGGCCCGCGAGCAGCGGCTGCACGCCCGCGACGCCTTGCGCGCGCCGACCCTGGAGGATCTCGCCGCCCTGGACGACGCCGTGTTTCGCGCCCTGTTCGCCAAGAGCCCGGTCAAGCGCATCGGCCGCGACCGCTTCGTACGCAACGTACTCTACGCCATCGGCAATTCGGGCGAGGCTCGGCTGGCGGCGGCGGCTGAGCGGTTGCTGGGCGATCCCTCGCCCCTCGTGCGGGGCGCCGCGGTCTGGGCCCTGTCGCGCCTGCTGGATGCGGGAGCATTCGGGGCGCTGCGGGACCGCTCCACCGAACTCGACCTCGATGTACGGGCCGAATGGAACGCGAACCCGCTCACCCCGGCGGTCTAG
- a CDS encoding glutathione S-transferase family protein: MSAERTLHHFPLDPASRQVRLALGEKRLPFAEEPAKYWERPSELIAMNASGLTPVLVIGTGRDRLVLCESRAILDHLEEAHPEPPLLGREPAERAEARRLLQWFDRKFDYEVGGFLLHEKMEKRLLGLGSPDLAALRQGRDALRQHLVYVEGLLASRDWLAGKRLSLADFAAAAHLSVIDYFGDVPWRDFPATKTWYMKLKSRPAFRPLLTDRWPGLAPAPHYDDLDF; encoded by the coding sequence ATGAGCGCAGAACGCACCCTTCACCACTTCCCGCTGGACCCGGCCTCGCGCCAGGTGCGTCTGGCGCTGGGCGAGAAGCGGTTGCCCTTCGCCGAGGAGCCGGCGAAGTACTGGGAACGGCCGTCCGAGCTGATCGCCATGAACGCCTCGGGCCTGACCCCGGTGCTCGTCATCGGGACGGGCCGCGACCGGCTGGTGCTGTGCGAGAGCCGCGCCATCCTCGACCATCTGGAAGAGGCCCATCCCGAGCCGCCACTGCTCGGCCGCGAGCCTGCCGAGCGGGCCGAGGCGCGACGCCTGCTGCAATGGTTCGACCGCAAGTTCGACTATGAGGTCGGCGGCTTCCTGCTGCACGAGAAGATGGAGAAGCGGCTGCTGGGCCTGGGCTCGCCCGACCTGGCCGCCCTGCGTCAGGGTCGCGACGCCCTGCGCCAGCACCTGGTCTATGTGGAGGGCCTGCTCGCCTCCCGCGACTGGCTGGCCGGCAAGCGCCTCTCCCTGGCCGACTTCGCCGCAGCCGCGCACCTGTCGGTGATCGACTATTTCGGCGACGTGCCCTGGCGCGACTTCCCCGCGACCAAGACCTGGTACATGAAGCTGAAGTCGAGGCCGGCCTTCCGGCCCCTGCTGACCGATCGTTGGCCCGGCCTCGCGCCGGCGCCGCATTATGACGATCTCGACTTCTGA